A genome region from Arachidicoccus soli includes the following:
- a CDS encoding SusC/RagA family TonB-linked outer membrane protein — MKHFIILLSILFIGVQYISAQENFIVSGKITNENNELLPAVTIHESNNGRSAISREKGIFQIKVQRFPDTLLVSRIGYQLKKIIVRNSSAPLTITLLTDNVALEDVTINTGFQQLKTNEVNGSYVVIDNKKLNQQTGVNILQRLNGVASGVLFNLGKANNNPQNTTGITIRGLSTINGPLDPLIVVDNFIYDGDINNINPNDVQSITVLKDAAATSIWGARAGNGVIVITTKQAKFNQKLQVDFNSDLITTDKPNLYFQPQISSADYIDLEQFLFNKGYYNSSINSYYRPALSPAVEVFLARQNGAISAADSATQINTLKSIDNRDAFTKYFYRKGLTQQYALNLRGGSSNLSWLISGNFGKDANNLKAAYQKANLHLENTYKPIKNLSLNIGLYYTNSTNTSGEPDYNTVSQINGNVHIPYLQLVGSTGDAIATPHYYRLGYIDTVGAGRLMDWNYYPLTDWTHASAKNNIEDVIAHVKLQYQIVRGLNLNIIYQYQRQQTHNKIIFDTASYFARDLINSFSQINTQTGTVKYIVPIGAILSETNSNEYAQDLRGQLNFDRSFNDNNQLSAIAGFEFRSTSNDDKNNYYYGYVQDPLSIANVDVVNSYPTYVTGNYSQLTGAGDPSQFYYRFVSLFGNASYIYKHKYVLSGSFRKDGSNIFGANTNDKWKPLWSAGLGWELSKESFFHVHWLNHLKLSATMGYSGNVDLSKTALPVGGSGTNNSTQLPYIRINSINNPDLKWEQAYQSNLRIDFTTIHNILSGSLEYYHKKGTDLYGETPYDYTTWGEQSTIVKNVAAMVGNGVDINLHSNNINRSFKWTTDFWMSYNTDKTTSYATDAVSQLASLGSGTTITPIVGKPLYAIGAYKWGGLDNQGNPRGYLNDTLSEDYISILQSNTTDGIKGNSFEYIGPANPTFYGSILNEFAYKRISLSFNITYKFGYYLLKPSLSYLNLINTGTDGADYAKRWQQPGDENKTNVPGFSYPINEYRDAFYNGADINVVKGDHIRLQFINLSYSIFKDKDNAALKGLEVYLNAANLGILWRANKDGVDPDYPNTPPVPKAYTIGFRANF; from the coding sequence ATGAAGCATTTTATCATCCTTCTATCTATACTTTTTATTGGCGTACAATACATATCTGCACAAGAGAATTTTATTGTCTCGGGGAAAATAACAAACGAAAACAACGAACTCCTGCCTGCTGTTACCATTCACGAAAGCAATAATGGCAGGTCTGCCATTAGCCGAGAAAAGGGTATTTTTCAAATTAAAGTTCAGCGGTTTCCAGATACGCTTCTTGTTTCCCGTATAGGTTATCAATTAAAAAAAATCATAGTAAGGAATTCCTCAGCACCTCTTACCATAACTCTTTTAACGGATAATGTGGCGCTGGAAGATGTCACTATTAATACGGGGTTTCAACAATTAAAGACCAATGAAGTCAATGGTTCTTACGTAGTCATAGATAATAAAAAATTGAACCAACAAACAGGTGTAAATATACTGCAACGGCTCAATGGTGTAGCTAGTGGTGTACTCTTTAATCTTGGGAAAGCAAACAATAATCCGCAGAATACAACGGGCATCACAATACGCGGGCTGAGTACAATTAATGGCCCATTAGACCCATTAATTGTCGTAGATAATTTTATCTATGACGGGGATATTAATAATATCAATCCCAACGATGTACAGAGCATCACCGTTTTAAAAGATGCTGCTGCTACTTCTATTTGGGGTGCACGCGCCGGCAATGGAGTCATTGTAATTACCACCAAACAGGCAAAATTCAATCAAAAGTTACAAGTGGATTTTAATAGTGATTTGATAACGACGGACAAACCTAATCTTTATTTCCAGCCACAGATTTCTTCTGCTGACTATATCGATTTGGAACAATTCCTTTTTAATAAAGGTTATTACAACAGTTCTATCAATAGTTATTACAGGCCTGCTTTAAGCCCCGCTGTGGAAGTCTTTTTAGCAAGGCAGAACGGTGCTATCTCTGCCGCTGATTCAGCTACACAAATAAATACGCTCAAAAGTATTGATAACCGTGATGCCTTTACCAAATATTTTTATCGCAAAGGGTTGACACAGCAATATGCCCTTAACCTGCGTGGTGGAAGTTCGAATCTGTCATGGCTAATCTCTGGTAACTTTGGCAAAGATGCCAATAATTTAAAAGCGGCTTATCAGAAAGCCAACCTCCATTTGGAGAATACCTACAAACCCATAAAAAACCTTAGTTTAAATATTGGGCTTTATTATACCAACAGCACAAATACTTCGGGGGAACCGGATTACAATACCGTATCACAAATTAATGGCAATGTTCATATCCCTTATTTACAATTGGTAGGTTCCACGGGAGACGCCATAGCAACACCACACTATTACAGGTTGGGTTATATTGATACTGTAGGAGCAGGTAGGCTCATGGATTGGAATTATTATCCACTAACGGACTGGACACATGCGAGTGCTAAAAACAATATTGAAGATGTGATTGCGCATGTGAAGCTGCAATACCAAATTGTTAGAGGCTTAAACTTAAATATAATTTACCAGTATCAACGCCAGCAGACCCACAACAAAATTATTTTTGATACAGCTAGTTATTTTGCAAGGGATTTAATAAATAGTTTCAGCCAGATAAATACGCAAACCGGAACTGTAAAATATATCGTTCCTATAGGCGCTATACTCTCCGAGACAAATAGCAATGAATATGCACAAGATTTACGTGGTCAATTGAATTTTGACAGGTCTTTCAATGATAACAATCAGCTCTCGGCTATTGCCGGTTTTGAATTTCGGTCAACAAGTAATGATGACAAGAATAATTATTATTACGGGTATGTCCAAGACCCACTCTCTATTGCCAATGTTGATGTTGTCAATTCTTATCCTACGTATGTTACGGGCAATTATAGTCAGTTAACTGGCGCAGGTGATCCCTCTCAATTTTATTATCGGTTTGTCTCCTTGTTCGGCAATGCTTCTTATATTTATAAACATAAGTACGTACTATCCGGTAGCTTTAGGAAAGACGGTTCTAATATTTTTGGTGCTAACACCAATGATAAATGGAAGCCTTTATGGTCTGCGGGGTTGGGCTGGGAGCTTTCTAAAGAAAGCTTCTTTCATGTGCATTGGCTTAACCACTTAAAACTTTCGGCTACCATGGGATATAGTGGTAATGTAGATTTAAGCAAAACTGCTCTTCCCGTAGGTGGTAGTGGCACCAACAACTCTACACAGCTTCCTTATATCAGAATTAATTCCATTAATAATCCTGACTTAAAATGGGAACAGGCTTATCAGTCTAACCTAAGAATTGACTTTACAACAATCCATAATATTTTATCGGGTTCTTTAGAATATTATCATAAGAAAGGAACGGACTTGTATGGTGAAACGCCCTATGATTATACAACTTGGGGCGAACAAAGCACCATCGTAAAAAATGTGGCCGCCATGGTCGGTAATGGAGTAGATATAAATCTGCATAGCAATAATATTAACCGCAGCTTTAAATGGACGACAGATTTCTGGATGAGTTACAATACAGATAAGACAACTTCGTATGCTACAGATGCCGTTTCCCAACTAGCCTCTCTGGGCAGCGGAACGACTATCACACCTATTGTAGGCAAGCCCCTGTATGCCATTGGCGCTTATAAGTGGGGGGGCCTGGATAATCAGGGTAATCCGCGGGGGTATCTGAACGATACGCTAAGTGAGGATTACATTTCTATTCTGCAAAGCAATACCACAGATGGTATCAAGGGCAATAGTTTTGAATATATAGGCCCAGCCAATCCTACTTTTTATGGGTCTATCTTAAATGAGTTCGCTTATAAAAGAATTTCACTCAGCTTTAATATCACATACAAATTCGGGTATTATTTACTAAAACCTTCTTTAAGCTATTTAAATCTGATAAATACCGGAACAGATGGTGCAGACTATGCAAAACGTTGGCAGCAGCCGGGTGATGAGAACAAAACAAATGTTCCCGGCTTTAGCTACCCCATAAACGAATATAGGGATGCTTTTTATAATGGTGCAGACATAAACGTAGTAAAGGGTGACCATATACGCTTGCAATTTATCAACCTATCTTATTCCATTTTTAAGGATAAAGACAATGCGGCCTTAAAAGGATTGGAGGTCTATCTGAATGCAGCAAATCTAGGGATACTTTGGCGGGCAAATAAAGACGGCGTGGATCCGGATTATCCAAATACGCCGCCTGTTCCTAAAGCTTATACCATCGGGTTTAGGGCTAACTTTTAA
- a CDS encoding MauE/DoxX family redox-associated membrane protein, translated as MKKTLNIIHYLFIILWVYAAIIKLVDYRAFLDQLRMQPLPDWSISFLSIALPVGELILAVALLFKKTFYLGLIVSFALMLSFSIYVLLALGGTFGEIPCACAGIIGRLPWKAHLIFNTFFTVLALIGLLIIKKLKGEYLIKHKPLTA; from the coding sequence ATGAAAAAGACTTTAAACATAATACATTATTTATTCATCATTTTATGGGTGTATGCAGCCATCATTAAATTGGTCGATTACAGAGCATTTTTAGACCAGTTGAGAATGCAACCATTGCCGGATTGGTCTATTTCATTTTTAAGCATTGCTTTACCGGTTGGGGAATTAATATTGGCTGTTGCTCTCCTTTTCAAAAAAACCTTTTATTTAGGACTAATCGTTTCATTCGCATTAATGCTTTCATTCAGTATATATGTGCTGCTTGCTCTCGGAGGAACTTTTGGTGAAATTCCATGTGCTTGTGCAGGAATTATCGGTAGACTTCCTTGGAAAGCGCATTTAATTTTCAATACTTTCTTTACTGTACTCGCACTTATTGGTCTGCTTATCATTAAAAAATTAAAGGGAGAATATTTAATAAAGCATAAGCCTTTAACTGCCTGA
- a CDS encoding ThiF family adenylyltransferase, which produces MDIYKRNRIYINEPDQAKLRNYKVLIAGSGIGSVIAECALRLGFENITVVDGDKVELTNLNRQNYIYKDIGKTKAESIAMRLRSINPNANIKVYDQFITSENITSFIEQYDVAINALDFTSDVPFKFDEACQSKNIPVLHPYNIGWAGLVFVVMPNGKNLGYLSNDYHQFEKEVIHYVLENIDKVPKTKEWLEHVLSEYLKEKEIQSPPQLSISSFLLAGGCTHLLYKLALNKPVKAFPEFYIFGLEDSF; this is translated from the coding sequence ATGGATATTTACAAAAGAAATCGAATATACATCAACGAACCAGATCAAGCTAAGCTTAGAAATTATAAAGTTTTGATTGCAGGGTCCGGTATTGGAAGTGTAATTGCCGAATGTGCATTAAGACTGGGTTTTGAAAATATAACCGTTGTAGACGGAGACAAGGTTGAGCTAACAAATTTAAACCGTCAGAATTATATTTACAAGGATATAGGTAAGACCAAAGCTGAAAGCATTGCAATGCGATTAAGAAGTATTAATCCAAATGCAAATATTAAAGTGTATGACCAATTTATAACTAGCGAGAATATCACTTCTTTTATTGAGCAATACGATGTTGCAATTAACGCGCTCGATTTCACGTCTGATGTACCATTTAAATTCGACGAAGCCTGTCAATCGAAAAATATTCCTGTGCTGCACCCATACAATATTGGTTGGGCGGGGTTGGTGTTTGTGGTTATGCCTAACGGGAAAAATCTTGGTTATCTTTCAAACGATTATCATCAATTCGAAAAAGAAGTAATTCATTATGTTTTGGAAAATATAGATAAAGTTCCTAAAACAAAAGAGTGGTTGGAACATGTTCTTTCTGAATATCTAAAAGAAAAGGAAATTCAATCGCCTCCTCAACTTTCTATTAGTTCTTTTTTATTAGCTGGCGGCTGCACACATCTACTTTATAAGTTAGCATTAAATAAGCCTGTCAAAGCATTCCCTGAATTTTATATTTTTGGATTAGAAGATTCCTTCTGA
- a CDS encoding relaxase/mobilization nuclease domain-containing protein: MDSATFIIMDAAGGKFRAVNYNAKKVIAGNAKLIYFENFGALQHKEHVSKEEFEVYLQKYSSRNKHIKKPVFHGVCSAKGKNLSHEALKDIALKIMDHLGYSDNPMLIFAHSDTENNHVHVVTSRVGLNGKKIKDSYEKKRANHYLNTLLGRNTTEEFNLHLHTALAYKITTAAQFSLLMEREGYSVKKDGEFFVFYKYGKKQGSIQIRKLSDKILSDNNHAFHIRQLQALIYKYKRNCNSRLNSNQTVSYSTSPLKFHSELTDFLKENFGLEFCFFVGKDKENPYGYSLIDHQHKEVYKGSDVMKMDYLIKEEDLANKSSIKKTEGFESLIEIPSMEELHTVSVADLPINLNLFDLRPISEGTTHKNKHLDEEEEFYLKRRRKR; this comes from the coding sequence ATGGATAGTGCAACATTTATCATCATGGATGCCGCCGGCGGCAAATTTCGTGCAGTGAACTACAATGCTAAAAAGGTAATTGCTGGCAATGCAAAGCTTATTTATTTTGAAAACTTCGGCGCATTGCAACACAAAGAGCATGTTTCTAAGGAAGAGTTTGAGGTGTATTTGCAAAAATATTCATCAAGAAATAAGCATATCAAGAAACCGGTATTTCACGGTGTTTGCAGTGCAAAAGGAAAAAATCTCTCTCATGAAGCATTGAAGGATATTGCTTTAAAAATTATGGACCATCTGGGGTATAGTGATAACCCGATGTTGATATTTGCCCACAGCGACACAGAGAATAATCATGTCCACGTGGTTACAAGCAGGGTTGGTCTTAATGGCAAAAAAATAAAAGATAGTTATGAGAAAAAAAGAGCCAATCATTATCTGAATACCTTGTTAGGTAGAAATACAACCGAGGAGTTTAATCTGCATTTGCACACAGCTCTTGCATACAAGATAACAACCGCAGCACAGTTTTCCTTGTTAATGGAAAGAGAAGGATATAGCGTCAAAAAGGACGGAGAGTTTTTTGTATTTTATAAATACGGAAAAAAGCAGGGTAGTATTCAGATCCGGAAGCTGTCTGATAAAATTCTTTCGGATAATAATCATGCATTTCATATCAGGCAGTTGCAAGCACTTATTTACAAGTATAAAAGAAATTGTAATTCCAGATTAAACAGTAACCAAACAGTAAGTTATTCAACTTCGCCTTTAAAGTTTCATAGTGAATTAACAGATTTCCTGAAAGAAAACTTTGGATTGGAGTTCTGTTTTTTTGTCGGCAAAGACAAAGAAAATCCTTACGGTTATTCACTTATAGACCATCAACATAAAGAGGTATACAAAGGTAGTGATGTGATGAAGATGGACTATCTTATTAAAGAAGAAGATTTGGCAAATAAATCTTCCATAAAAAAAACGGAGGGTTTTGAATCCCTTATAGAAATACCCTCTATGGAAGAATTACATACAGTAAGTGTAGCCGATCTGCCAATTAACCTCAACCTTTTTGACTTGAGGCCGATATCTGAAGGTACAACACACAAAAATAAACACCTTGATGAGGAAGAAGAATTCTATTTAAAACGGAGAAGAAAAAGATAG
- a CDS encoding response regulator transcription factor translates to MQSTVNDFFRPIKLEDYPSDQDYERIKPYVRAIELASHLTYQSVYIIDYYRRGFIYVSDNPLLLCGNTPEVVMKMGYNFYLKYVPEEDLELLLEINQAGFAFYSNIKMEDRKKYSISYNFHIVQPNSHPLLINHKLAPLVLDKSGNIWLALCYVSTSSDNKSGNILIRKHKSEKVYQYDLKEKLWKLRSDLKLTAIEKEILILSCQGLTMSEIANQLFLTVNTIKFHRKKIFQILNVRNITEAISYAANYNFI, encoded by the coding sequence ATGCAATCGACTGTTAATGATTTTTTCAGACCAATCAAATTGGAAGATTATCCTTCAGATCAGGATTATGAAAGAATAAAGCCGTATGTAAGAGCAATAGAATTGGCTTCTCATTTAACTTATCAAAGCGTCTATATTATAGATTATTATCGTAGGGGGTTCATATATGTATCTGATAACCCTCTCCTTTTATGCGGGAATACACCAGAAGTAGTAATGAAAATGGGATATAATTTCTATTTAAAGTATGTTCCGGAAGAGGATCTTGAACTTTTATTGGAAATAAATCAAGCGGGATTTGCTTTTTACAGTAATATCAAAATGGAAGACCGTAAGAAATATAGTATATCCTATAACTTCCATATTGTCCAACCCAATTCACATCCGCTTCTGATTAATCATAAACTTGCACCTTTAGTATTGGATAAATCCGGCAATATTTGGTTGGCGCTGTGCTATGTTTCTACTTCATCAGACAATAAATCAGGAAATATACTCATCAGAAAACATAAAAGTGAGAAGGTATATCAATATGATCTCAAAGAAAAGTTATGGAAATTACGGTCAGATTTAAAACTAACAGCAATTGAAAAGGAGATATTAATATTAAGTTGCCAAGGATTAACAATGTCTGAAATTGCTAATCAATTATTTCTCACTGTAAATACAATTAAATTTCACAGGAAGAAAATTTTTCAAATACTTAATGTTAGAAATATAACAGAGGCAATTTCCTATGCCGCAAATTATAATTTTATATAA
- a CDS encoding TlpA family protein disulfide reductase, whose amino-acid sequence MKRIFLVGIVLCFATSGFGQKKSLLPLYIDGRLPNLHFPKIINYKDSAATVSDFQGAQKKMLIFDFWNTHCTVCIAQFPKEEDFQKKYDDQLQFVLVTTEPKEQVIAFFDRWKKAHHQRFSLPVIVEDTTLTQKYIRVFYQPQYAFFDYQNRLIAQTSDYFLNSSIIDGILQKLAAVKAKDEMARQRVENSPATGSK is encoded by the coding sequence ATGAAAAGGATATTTCTCGTAGGGATCGTGCTATGCTTTGCCACAAGTGGTTTTGGGCAAAAAAAATCGCTATTGCCTTTATATATTGACGGCCGGTTGCCCAATCTACACTTCCCCAAAATAATTAATTACAAAGACAGTGCAGCAACTGTTTCGGACTTTCAAGGGGCACAAAAAAAGATGCTCATCTTCGACTTCTGGAATACGCACTGTACCGTATGCATTGCGCAATTTCCCAAAGAAGAAGACTTCCAAAAAAAATATGACGACCAATTACAGTTCGTGTTGGTAACTACAGAACCAAAAGAACAAGTAATTGCTTTTTTTGACCGCTGGAAAAAGGCGCATCACCAACGTTTCAGCTTGCCGGTAATTGTAGAAGATACCACGCTTACACAAAAATACATCCGCGTATTCTATCAGCCACAGTACGCTTTCTTTGACTATCAAAACCGATTGATTGCCCAAACTTCGGATTATTTCTTAAACAGCAGTATTATAGATGGAATACTTCAAAAATTAGCTGCCGTAAAAGCAAAAGATGAGATGGCACGACAACGAGTAGAAAACAGTCCGGCAACAGGTAGTAAGTAA
- a CDS encoding RagB/SusD family nutrient uptake outer membrane protein codes for MMKIKINNAPMGALLLIAVMAISGSCKKFLDKKSNTSLVEPTTLNDLQELLDDGVKMNSAATPSYGEVSADDYFVTPTTFTNLSMQDQQYYSWQPVEQLGSGNDWGVCYEKVYNSNYCLDQLKNISVNAQNLSMWDNVKGSALFFRSYYFLELLGDYAKAYDSATASRDLGIALRLSSDFNIPSVRASVVRCYQEVIQDTKQAAALLPPYGANELRPSKMTAYGLLARTYLRTGIYDEALLYADSCLQLNHHLINFNGDEDIKTSITAKLPFKQFNKETIFYTEMNKNGGLQRTDLKSRIDTVLYRSYATNDLRKAAFFSINADGYPYFKGSYSTSLSTLFSGIATDEMLLTRAECFVRVGQIQKGVTDLNNLLMMRYKTGSFIPYTISSQKSALDTILLERRKELVMRGLRWTDLKRLNKEGASITIKRTTLSNNFTLFPNANFYALPIPSNIIQITGMPQNPE; via the coding sequence ATGATGAAGATAAAAATAAATAATGCCCCGATGGGAGCATTATTGCTAATTGCTGTAATGGCAATTAGCGGCTCTTGCAAAAAGTTTTTGGATAAGAAATCAAATACTTCGCTGGTAGAACCCACCACACTCAATGATTTGCAAGAACTCTTGGATGATGGCGTTAAAATGAACAGCGCTGCCACCCCCTCTTATGGTGAAGTGAGTGCAGATGATTATTTCGTAACTCCGACGACCTTTACTAACCTCTCAATGCAAGACCAGCAATACTATAGCTGGCAGCCTGTAGAGCAGTTAGGCAGTGGCAACGACTGGGGTGTTTGCTATGAGAAAGTATATAACAGTAACTATTGCCTGGATCAATTGAAAAATATTTCTGTCAACGCACAAAACTTGTCAATGTGGGATAATGTAAAGGGTTCCGCATTGTTTTTCCGGTCTTATTATTTTTTGGAACTCTTAGGTGATTATGCCAAGGCTTATGACAGCGCCACTGCTTCCCGGGATTTGGGAATTGCTTTAAGGCTGAGCTCTGATTTTAATATTCCATCCGTAAGAGCAAGTGTTGTGCGGTGTTATCAGGAAGTTATTCAAGATACTAAACAAGCTGCCGCATTATTACCCCCTTATGGGGCTAACGAGTTAAGACCTTCTAAAATGACCGCTTATGGGCTATTGGCAAGAACCTATCTACGCACGGGTATTTACGATGAGGCTTTGTTATATGCAGACTCATGTTTGCAGTTGAATCACCATCTTATCAATTTTAATGGAGACGAGGACATTAAGACATCCATCACCGCCAAACTTCCATTTAAACAATTTAATAAAGAAACCATATTCTATACAGAAATGAATAAAAACGGAGGTCTTCAACGCACAGATTTAAAGAGTAGAATTGATACGGTTCTATACAGGTCATACGCAACTAATGATTTAAGAAAGGCTGCCTTTTTTAGCATCAATGCAGATGGCTATCCTTATTTCAAAGGGTCTTATTCCACCAGCCTCAGCACCTTATTTTCTGGCATTGCGACAGATGAAATGTTGCTTACAAGAGCTGAATGTTTTGTTCGGGTTGGGCAAATACAAAAAGGGGTGACGGATTTGAACAATTTACTTATGATGCGTTATAAGACAGGTAGTTTTATTCCCTATACAATCAGTTCTCAAAAGAGTGCTTTAGATACCATCCTATTAGAACGAAGAAAAGAACTGGTCATGCGTGGTTTAAGGTGGACGGATCTCAAACGCCTTAATAAAGAAGGCGCCTCTATCACTATTAAAAGGACTACACTAAGCAATAATTTTACGCTTTTCCCCAATGCTAATTTTTATGCATTGCCCATTCCTAGTAATATTATTCAAATTACAGGAATGCCACAAAACCCCGAATAA
- a CDS encoding P-loop NTPase family protein, with protein MKTFYFNIQSKGGVGKSMLTYLQALKHEFNERIAFVDLDGRNQSTTRQLHFLTKQDLPRLFSVDIFNSQDKIDREKIFDVLQAFKEKAYDEIYIDFGGHESTQLLSLLSLDFTADDFKEFEKMLNAKFVFNVIISGATYYTTTLQYLKSLMDIVSSKFEIIVCLNEWSFQNFEYRIDEIQEFAKKSKGVVRKVVTFGNIHLDTNSGLVITENILNGRGIDGYTTYVSKKIIDKETKKV; from the coding sequence ATGAAAACATTTTATTTCAACATTCAGAGCAAAGGCGGTGTAGGCAAGTCTATGCTGACCTACTTGCAGGCGTTAAAACATGAATTCAATGAACGGATCGCTTTTGTCGACTTGGATGGCAGAAACCAAAGCACAACTAGACAATTACATTTTTTAACAAAGCAGGATTTACCAAGGCTCTTTTCTGTTGATATATTTAATAGTCAGGATAAGATAGACCGGGAAAAGATATTTGATGTATTACAGGCATTTAAAGAAAAAGCCTATGATGAAATATACATTGACTTTGGCGGACATGAAAGCACACAGCTGTTATCACTTTTATCCCTTGACTTTACAGCTGATGATTTTAAAGAGTTCGAAAAGATGCTGAATGCAAAGTTTGTTTTTAATGTTATTATTTCAGGAGCCACTTATTATACGACAACGCTTCAATATTTAAAAAGCCTTATGGATATAGTTTCAAGCAAATTCGAAATTATTGTCTGCCTGAATGAATGGTCGTTTCAAAACTTTGAATACAGGATTGACGAAATACAAGAGTTCGCCAAGAAGTCCAAAGGTGTTGTCCGCAAGGTGGTCACCTTTGGCAATATACATTTGGACACTAATTCCGGATTAGTTATAACGGAAAATATACTCAATGGCAGAGGCATAGATGGTTACACGACCTATGTCTCAAAAAAAATCATCGACAAAGAAACCAAAAAGGTATAA
- a CDS encoding toprim domain-containing protein → MNKELKTFQEFRNEISIIELAVANGYHIVRNAGLKYPVLKNNTTGDKIIIVNAQSTSNQGYFNPRDDKDKGTLINFVHYRLGTLFPMMSGQTDAKSINAILYDYLRLPISKRNRLLEKTTSIIKHYQERKFILPGWITPLNDTSYLQSRRINDKTIFDEIFNGRIFNASVGGFCNIGFPYYDKNDHIIGCELRNTDFKKMLSGSDRSNSVWHSNLPENLESVILTESPIDALSYHQLKGKKDSMYVSFGGSVSDKQLDLLNEVFSSIKENPNFKYYSAVDNDAMGRIYTEKFGNSLHKLVVEDFPRNKDYNEEL, encoded by the coding sequence ATGAACAAAGAATTAAAAACATTTCAGGAATTTAGAAATGAAATTTCTATTATAGAGTTGGCGGTTGCCAACGGATATCACATTGTAAGAAACGCAGGATTAAAATATCCTGTTTTAAAAAATAATACTACGGGTGATAAAATCATTATTGTAAACGCTCAATCTACTTCCAATCAAGGATATTTCAATCCACGTGATGACAAAGACAAAGGGACGCTGATAAACTTTGTCCACTACAGGCTGGGCACATTATTCCCCATGATGAGCGGGCAGACAGATGCCAAAAGTATCAATGCCATATTGTACGATTATTTAAGGCTTCCCATATCCAAAAGAAATAGGTTACTTGAAAAGACAACCAGCATTATTAAACACTATCAAGAAAGGAAATTTATTCTTCCTGGTTGGATAACGCCTTTGAACGATACTTCTTACCTTCAGTCCAGAAGAATTAACGATAAAACCATTTTTGACGAAATTTTTAATGGAAGGATTTTCAACGCATCGGTCGGCGGTTTCTGTAACATAGGGTTTCCGTACTATGACAAAAACGATCATATCATTGGTTGTGAATTACGAAATACCGATTTCAAGAAAATGCTATCCGGTTCCGACAGATCCAATAGTGTCTGGCATTCAAACCTTCCGGAAAATTTAGAATCAGTAATACTCACAGAAAGCCCGATTGATGCGCTTTCTTATCACCAGTTAAAGGGAAAGAAAGATTCTATGTATGTGTCTTTTGGGGGCTCTGTTTCGGACAAACAACTTGATTTACTCAATGAGGTTTTTTCTTCAATCAAAGAGAATCCAAATTTCAAATATTATTCTGCTGTGGATAATGACGCAATGGGCCGTATTTATACAGAGAAATTTGGGAATTCTCTTCATAAGCTAGTAGTGGAAGATTTTCCCAGAAATAAGGATTATAATGAAGAATTATAA
- a CDS encoding helix-turn-helix domain-containing protein, giving the protein MKTMFKEEEPIHLGHNVQRLREIIGIKQIDLGLRCNGWSQQQISKLEQTENIDDDTLEILAVGLGVTPELIKNFKEEKAIYNIQNNHDSTTYPSQNYHQTINNNDKLLELFEKFVNEDKKKTDLIETLAKTVSSLAEKVEKLKK; this is encoded by the coding sequence ATGAAAACAATGTTTAAAGAAGAAGAACCAATACACCTTGGACACAACGTACAAAGATTGCGCGAGATAATTGGCATAAAACAGATTGATTTAGGGCTGCGTTGTAATGGCTGGAGTCAGCAACAAATTTCCAAATTGGAGCAGACAGAAAATATTGATGATGACACTTTGGAAATATTAGCTGTTGGTTTGGGAGTAACCCCTGAATTGATAAAGAATTTTAAAGAAGAAAAAGCTATTTACAATATTCAAAATAACCATGATAGTACTACTTATCCAAGTCAAAATTATCATCAAACAATAAATAACAATGATAAATTACTTGAGTTGTTTGAAAAATTTGTAAATGAAGATAAAAAGAAGACCGACTTAATTGAAACGCTTGCAAAAACTGTTTCCAGTTTGGCAGAAAAAGTAGAGAAATTAAAGAAGTAA